Proteins found in one Triticum urartu cultivar G1812 chromosome 4, Tu2.1, whole genome shotgun sequence genomic segment:
- the LOC125553205 gene encoding DNA repair RAD52-like protein 2, chloroplastic, with amino-acid sequence MEATAAASLARSLASSPLPRGSRRSRVRVVVAAARRRGPSGAVAAAAASTGNYVVPLDAAPSGITRPLVEILRDLNKRVPETIVLPASRRASASDPVIPWYHANRMLSFYAPGWCGEVRDVIYNDNGKVTVVYRVTIRGIDGEVHREAAGTASLSDARLDDPVAAAEEAAFCKACARFGFGLYLYHEDEAL; translated from the exons ATGgaagccaccgccgccgcctccctcgcgcggtccCTCGCCTCCTCGCCGCTCCCCCGCGGCTCCCGCCGTAGCCGCGTGCGCGTGGTCGTCGCGGCGGCCCGACGGAGGGGGCCGTCGGGCGCGGTGGCCGCGGCGGCGGCCTCCACGGGCAACTACGTGGTGCCGCTGGACGCCGCGCCGTCGGGGATCACGCGCCCGCTCGTCGAGATCCTGCGCGACCTCAACAAGCGCGTCCCGGAGACCATCGTGCTCCCCGCCTCCCGCCGCGCCTCCGCCTCCGACCCCGTCATCCCATG GTACCATGCCAACCGGATGCTCAGCTTCTACGCCCCCG GCTGGTGCGGAGAGGTCCGTGATGTTATTTACAACGACAATGGGAAGGTGACCGTGGTGTATCGCGTCACAATTCGAGGGATAGATGGGGAG GTTCATCGGGAGGCCGCTGGAACAGCATCACTGAGCGACGCACGGCTCGACGACCCCGTGGCGGCTGCAGAAGAGGCCGCGTTCTGCAAGGCCTGCGCAAGGTTCGGTTTTGGGCTGTACCTGTACCATGAAGATGAGGCGCTGTGA